The Rhipicephalus sanguineus isolate Rsan-2018 chromosome 4, BIME_Rsan_1.4, whole genome shotgun sequence DNA window ATATTCCGTAGGAGGTTATTAGTGGTGTGCTGGTGCGACTGATGGCGTAGGCCTCCTCGCAGAACCCAGACATCGTGCTGGTACACTACTTGAACGTGCCGTACAGCGACGACAACAAGATGGTGATCGCGCCCACGCTGAGCTACTGCGCGGATAAGAAGGAGTGGACCAAAGACGAGCTCGTCTCGCAACTCAAGCCCATGTGTGAGTGCCTCTTGTTTCCAATAACCATCCGAGGGTATGAGTAGAAGGGTAATGGTTTGGGCTACTTGCCACTCCATCATTCTAAAGGGTTATAGCGCGATGAATGAGCTTCGTTTGACGTTGTTACCTGGTTTGCGTGACTTTTATAGACGTCCTGATCAAGGTATAACTGTACCGTATATATTAACATGCGACAAAGTGTTGTCGGCTTTGGACACCGTAGCAGACGAATTTTACATCATTTTCACATATGGTTTTGTTGATATGTTAACGTGatgtttccttttcttcttcccATGTTtccaaaagaagaaagaatatttGTGAGAATCCTCCCCATGTTGTTAACGACATACTATCTCGCACTTCGTTTGTGTCGTAAGGGCGTTTCAGTCTCTAATGCTTACCTATATAATAGGATGTTGAAGTTTCTGCGGCGCTTACTGTTCACCGCTGTAGTAATGTTTAGCTTTAACATTCACATTTAACAttcactttttttattattttgcttgTGCCCATGTAGCTATCTTCTGTGGTATTTTTGGTATCCGGATGTTTTGTAGTAGTTTTCATGTATGcagtttttcttacaccgtaatTTGGTATTACAAGTTAGTTTATATATGTTATGTTTACTTTCATTGTCCCAATTACCGTTTCAAGGGCTCACTGACCTTGTCAAGCTGTCCGTAAACAGCTTTTATCCAGTGAACCTCTCCAGAACCTTtttctttctgggaaataaaATGCTTTGATATGATTTGATTGCACATTGGTAGAGCCGCGTACAGCCTTTGAGGGGTTGGAACTGTTCGCTCTAAGCTCATTTCTTAAGTATCTGTACAAacgctttcttttctctctctctctctctctctctctctctctccttccctttctttatccCGCAGTTTACAGCGAAAACGAGCCGGACCTCAACAATGAGCTAGAGGTGTCGGTGAGTACACCATCAATTCCTACACCGCGATGCTAACGAGTCATGTGTGGCTCACGTAAGAAGTATCTTGAATATGCCGCATGCTCGGACATTTAACTGATAGTACACGAGGCTATCTCTACATGTCGtccttgttttttctgttttgctcCTCGATCCTAATAAGTGTGAACTTATAAAGGACACAATCAGCAGAATGTGCATGTGTGTCACTAGTACATTCACAAGTTCAGAATGAATCAActagccagcaaaaaaaaaagtgcttattAATAAGTGTGAGTGAAATCTCTTACCGTTTCTTGAACCGACTCTCTTCAACTTTGTCTGTCGAGCCAGGTGAGATACTAAAGAATAAGGCACGTCGGTAGCAGCGCAATTTTAATCAATGTACTTGTCTTAAGAGCCGCTGTCACACTCACTTGTGCTTTTGGTAACGTGTCAGCTCTCCGTAAGAACCTCCTTTGAAGGGTCCAACGTTTTCAACCAATCTTGGTATCATAGCTACGCGCGGACCAAGTAACAGTTCAGGACCTTTTATCTGTTTTACGAGATGAGCAACTATACGATATCACTGAATATCCCGACAACACGCTTTCTTTGTGATAAACTCCCCTCGTTGCCTGTCATTCGCTCGTTTCACAAAGCGCACGCGCTGATCTCCCGACATGCCATGCTCTCGCAGACGGCCGAGACGGTGGAGGCCATTGTGCAGCAGCTCATGGAGAAGCAGCGGGCTAAAGGCAGCGCCGGTAGCGGCGGAAACGCGGGCGGCGGCGGAAGcggtgcacgcacgcacgaatgCCCCTGCGACTCGACGACAAAGACGTCGCTGTCGCCCGCCTCGACGCccacgccgccgccggcgccCACCTCCGCGCCGCAGACCTTCTCGGCCGCCTCGTCGTCGACGCCATCGCCTGCCGCCGCTGGCACGACGGCAACCGCCGACGTCGTCGTCGGGGGTGGCGGCGCTAGCAGCGGCAACGCGTCCAAGAAGTGCGGCCACAGCCTGCACCGCATCATCTCTCCGAAGACGCGCTGTGCCGCGGCCACATCGTCGACGCCCACGCCCGTGCCGCAGCCGCCCCATTCGTCCTCGTCAGTGGTGACGGCCGCCGGCGGCCCCCTGGTGACGTTGGGCCACAAGGAgggccgcgccgccgccgcggcaGCCGCTGCATCCGGCGGCGCCGCGAGCGGCGGCAGCGTCATCCTTGCGGCGCCCGTGCGGGAGGCCGGCGCCGCGGGAGCGCCCGCCGCAGCCGCCACCACGACCACCTCCTTCATCCTCAACCTGTCGCAGCTGCAGGGAGGCGGCGGCTTGCTCATCCTCAACAGCGCGGCCGCGGCCACGGGCTTGACGTCCGCTTCCGTGACGCCCGTCACGCTCCTGTGCAACGCCGGGGGCACCGCGGCGGCTGCCGCTgcggcagccgccgccgccgcggcttcCTCCTCCACGGAAggcagcggcggcgcggcggtcaGTAGCGCTGCCGTCTGCAAGGAGCCTGTCGCCGAAGCGCCGTCGTCTACCGGCGGAGCGGCATCCAGCGCAGCGGCTTCGTCGACAACCCCATGTTCGGTCTCTTCTTCGAGCAGCAGCAGCTCCGAAGCGGCGGCTGCGATCACCACGACGCGCACCGAAGTGAAGGTGGAAGAACCCACCACGGCGTGCCGCGTTCTCGGCGAAGAAATGGAATTCGGCGGGGACAGGGACCCGGAGCTGTGCAGCAGCAGTCTCATGGGCGAGGACTCGAAGGAGCCTGCGGCGTCGGCCACCGAGGGCCGCGGGCTGTTCGACGACTCCCTCGACCTGAGCCACGATGGCATCCAGAAGACGTTGACCGCCAACCTGGCCGCCTCCTCGCACAATAGGAGGCCCTCGTCGGACTCGTCGTCGGGTGGCGGGGTGCTCGTGAAGAGTGAGAACGGGCCCACCGACGCGGACACTGTCGACCTGAATCCTATGGACTTCATCGACAACGACATCTCCACCCCCGACGAAGAGGTGCGTGGCCTTGCGCACGCGCACACTTGAGCTGCCGCACTTTGTGGGTGTGCGTCGTAACAAAAGGCTCACGCTGCCGCCGTCATAAGCTCAAACCTTAAGTGATAAGTCACCTCACTTAAGCTGCGCGGCTTATTGAAACATAGAGATGCATTTTGGCGTCTGGTCATGTTTGATTCAGTGCGAGGTCTCTTATACCGTACTTTTGTGGTAGTGAAAAAAAAGAGCAGAGCCGTGTTAAGATTTCAAGGCGCATGAAGAAGCTTTTGGAGGCCGAAAAGAAATACAAGTTTTTCTCCACAACGCCTGTAATAAGCCCTCAATCGCTATAATTGTTATTGCGACCTGCGTTTTTCGGATTCTCCTGGTGGCATGTCTCTATTAAAAAGccttttttttgttcatgttacCATCGAGTTTCGAAGATTCTTGAGATCTCTGTAATAAAGTTAGTTGAGTTTGTTTTTTAAGAGCACTGCATTATTGATTTTATCTTTTTTTGAGCCTCTGCCACAACCTCTACCCTTTGCAATCACCAGAGCAAGTCATTTAAAGGACGGGCTTTTTCGCATTTTTTTGTGATAGCGTGGGAAAGCACGCTTTCAAGGCAGCAATGATCTGTCTTGCTGTTCAAGTACTCCAACTAGACCGCACCCGAACCTTGTGAGTTCTGGGAGAATTTCGGCCAGGGACGTTGACTAGTTGATGTTAAGCTTTCACTACGTCGTCGGGATTTTCTACAATAGTCGCATCTGTGACTTCAGTGCGTTCTCTGAAAGCAAAAGATAGTCATCTAAGCAGGAAGACAAACATTAGCACCCTAAGTAACCACCCTAAGTAACCTAAATGTCAAATTTAAACCTGCTCCAATGTCCTAATACCAGGGATGTGACCCAAGATTCTAACACGCCTTCACCTATCAACGCAGGTGTTCAACCTGGATACCTTTGACATGCTGACTGACCTACCAAACTGGGACGACTTCAACTCCGACCTGGCAGCGACCACAACGACCACTCCGTCATCTGTCGGCACAGGAAGCACCTTATCGTCTTCCTCTTCTGGATTGGGAAGCGGTGGAACCCTGTCGCTAACAAACAAGACGCCCAGCACACAATCGTCGCACTCGGGCATGACCTACCGAGAAGGCACTGCCAACATCACCGACTACTCGCCTGACTGGTCCTACACAGAAGTGAGTGGCCAGTCTTCGCTATCAAGCTTAACTAGCGCGCATCGCAGATGGTAACAGATGTCCTGTAGTCTGTGTAGACTTAGTATTTTTCTTTCAGGAAAGAGCATTCACCTACGTAAAAGAATTTCCTTACTCGTGCTGTCTCAAGCGCATAAACTACGAAGTAACTACCAATCCTCTAAATATAGGCAGAACTGAGCACTGAGCCTATGCTGCCGGAACAATATTCTACCCATATCAACCGCTTCGCGTATATTGTTTGCTGTCTTTGAGGTCTTTTTCTATGTGAATATTTTTATGTCATCTGTGAAGTCTCCCTTATTGCTGGTACCTATTTTGTTATACTTAATGTTGTCACCCTTTCATCATACACATATTTTTTGCTTGTAGAATAGCTGGCGACGCAATCAACGCCAACATTTATTATTTCACTCAAATAATTGAGTTCCTCTACGTTCAGTGTAGTGAGGAAGGATTTATTTAAAGAGTTCTGCCGATATCTGCATCCTGACTATGTAATACTTAAAGTTATACTTCGTGTGCGCATTGCCACAGTCATTTAAAGTGCTTTGCTCGCATTATATTTTACTATAATTGTTTCTTATTCTTGTAATCACAGGGTGGTGTAAAGGTCCTGATCACAGGGCCATGGTACTCGTCATCATCGCCATATATGATTCTGTTTGATGGAGTCAGTGTACCAACAACACTTGTTCAAAGCGGCGTCCTACGATGCTTCTGTCCGGGTAAGCGCTCGCTGTATGAAAATTGCTTGCTATCTGCTCTAAATTCCAGTGTGCTTTGATATTACCTACCACTGCACTTGCAATGACCCATCGTCACTTCTGTTTAAATAGGCCCTTTCATCATTGCAGAATAGTAGCTTTGCATATTCGTGGTGTGTTAGTGATAAGCAGTAAAAATTATGGAAATTAAATTTTGGTTCAACGCATCAAAACATCGCTAGTGAATTGTTCACATGCAAATTCTATTGTGAATCTACCTGCAACAAGATGCACGTTTAAATAGGTGTTGCTAGCTGTCAGGCTCactgttttgttttcattatttagtACTCATTCTTGATAGACCATGTCATCTGTAGTTCTGTCACACCTAATTAGTATTTGCTACTGATCTTTGAGAAACTACATTGTACTTATGTTAAGTAAGAGTGTTCCATAGTGAATACGATTTGCTCCTCTTACAGTGAACTCTGCTGCCTTTGCTTCATGATCTAAACTCTTCTATCAGACGATGCATACTCGTTTGTCAAAATTGTCATTGTCTGTTCATGGAAGCTAACTACGGTGGCAGTTGTGGCAGTCCATGATTGTGGTCCGTGTTACTGAACCTTGAACGGTGATGTTTTGTTTTTCCAGCCCATGAAGCCGGATTAGTAACACTCCAGGTAGCCTGTGAAGGCTTTGTCATATCCAATTCAGTCATCTTTGAGTACCGTGAGCAGCCTCTCGTCAGCACTCAAAAGGCCAAAGATTGGTTTGGTGTAGACGGTAAGTACCAAGACCCTCTGTAGATGCCCGAGAGATTCGGTATTCGCGATAAATCCGTCAGCGTGTATCACCAGCAGTTACATTTTTCCAAAGCAATGCACGTGGCTTCTTATGCAAGCAAGGTACATGCCGTACTTACCATGATGTCATTTCATATTTCCGTTGTTCATGTGTATGAACGCCTAGAGCCGTGGGCACTGTACCAAGGGACATTTTCTTATCACGATAGAAATTGTGGAAACGCTCGAGACGCATTCGCGATATTGCTGTTGGTATCGCCGTGCTGTTACGTTATCAACGCGATAGCGCGGCCGCGCGTGGAGACTTTGCCGGCCTTTGCAAAGGCCGGCATCTGCACCCATCGTCGATTATCCGCGAGATAAGGCGCGCGGATATCTTGCGTGGCCACACGGCCGTTCGTCCCCCTCCTACCCTAACTGGACGCCTAACAACTCAAGGCATCATTCTTATCGGCTCACTCACACGTTTTCCGTAGCACTCATAGTGGGTGGAACCCGATAGGATCTTACCGCACTTGTACTTTAATGCGGAACATCACGGGAACGGCAGAAATTCGTCCCTAGGCTCTCTATAagtgctatcgcaaaaaaaaaactgaaaacgtTGAACGCTGCTTACGAGTGACTCATACTGTCACGTGTGGCTTCACCGTAGTAGAACTGGCATTGCCGTGAAGACACATTTAAAGGCAATATTTGCGTATACAATTGCGTACCGGATCAATTCAAGACAGTAAAAATGTAATAAGGGACTAAACAAACGTGGATAGATCGCGATTTGGGATTTCTTGTATCGTATATTGTGCTGGTTTTTCTTTCATGAGATTCGCGCATATAAAACCGAAAACGTTGAGCGCTAGTTGTATCGTGTGTGAATCTTGCCGTCACGTGTGGCTTCACCGCAGCAAGACTGTTATTGCCGGGAAGACACAATTAAAGGCAAGATTTGCGTTCACAAATGTGCTCCGCATTGCGGTCAATTCAGCAGAAAGCGGAAATGAAATGAGTTATGACTAAAAAAACGTAAATATGTGCTCCATGCAGCTTATCTTTTTATCAGAAATGGTGTTGGCTTTCTTTTGTGAGGTTCGCACATATTTCTATACGGATATTTTCGCACGGTTTATATTACATTTGGACAATTTTGTTATCTGTGTCTCTTTCTGTATATACATGACAAGTTCGAGCAATACATTTACTAAACTGAAATATCTCGCgggctttctttttaaaacagtAAAAGAACACAAGAATGTTGCaaatattcaattttttttttaatttaccttGCAGAGGGCACTCTCAAATTCTCATTGCTGGAGCGGCTGGAAATGGTCGAAGCCAGGCTCTCCTTGGGAAACAAAGGTGGCACTCTCTTCCCTGGCGTTTTGGCTCAGGCAAGTACTCGAGGCCTCAACTCCTGTCACGTGACTGCCACGTCGGCGATACGAAGTGTGCTTGCCGCGCGGGAAACTGCCACGACGTGCTTGCTGCGGTAGTTGCTGCTATCGCTCGACAAGTTTGGTTTTACAGCGTTCAGCCACGGCATTTTTTTTCGCATGTTTTGTTACCATGAGTTCTGACATTTCTTCGTTTTGTGTTGGTACGTGTGAAAATGTCTTATGTCTTGGCTGTTTCACTGGCATACATTTTAATGACCAAttctgcgaccttcgtgtcattTCTTCACACTAGTCAGCCCTTACAGGCTATTACAGAAAGTTAAGCCGTGCAATATGGACTCGGTCATTGCTCTAGATTAGCCAAGTCAAATACAGTGTGCATTTAGTGGGCACACTGTTCTGTCAAAAGGTACATCACTACAATGAGGCTGGAgttaaaaataaatgtaaaacagcgcttgaCACACACGATATTTATCATGCAAACCTACCAGCTTGCCCCCTCTGCCTGTCTAATGTTGAAGGTTGCCTGAAGTCGACGATTGCCTCGCGTGCAGGGCTTCGCGGACCGGCAGCGTCCGTTTGAAGAGCGGCTCGTGTCGCTGTGCCAGGAGCTGCGCTGGGGCGCGTGGCTGCCGCGTGGCGGTGGCGATTCGTCGCCCGTGCGCGCCCTGACGCGACCCGACCTCAGTCTGCTGCACCTGGCCGCGGCGCTGGGCTTCTCGCGGCTGGCGCGTTGCCTGTTGCGCTGGCGCCTACAGAGCCCCTCGCCCACGCTCGACGCCGAGGTGGACGCGCTCGCCAGAGACGCCGCCCAGTGCACACCGCTGGTACGTCGTTTTCGTAATTACTATATATTCATATGCTGTGCCAgtagtcttaaaggggccctgcaacattttttcaagttatcatcgaatggcttcattaaaggagtttattgcctcacgaatcgactgccgcgaaaagctttagaatccgtcaagtacgagtggagttacagggattgtcgcacgctttcagcgctttctctctcatttCATACCAGCGAGAGTGCTCAAAGCTatgaagagagggggggggggggaagggggtatGACAAGGGGGGCAAGAAGCCACGTCCGtccgtcagtgcgcgtcatgaacttgagccctcccttttcttttttttttaacacgaaagtgttttatgccggggtccaccacggctccactgacgtatttccgtcacggatatgacgttgtaaatacACACTAACAGATAGCAatgaaaaaactacaagaaaaagttccgttccggggagtcgaacctacgacccctccgTCCGCAGCGCGCGTCGCGAAactactcggccacagagcgtacgttcttcagcttactaacggcaagctatttatatacaccatttaccgttgacGGTACTCATATCTCGGTGGCTTCAACGTGTTCttcttatcactagcgagatggcgcggagggcgcgctttaaaggtcgtcgccccgcgcgttgcgatgcgagcgtGCCTccacagggggtgtctctcgtgcgtgcgcgcttatctcgtgatgggggcagtttgtacgtcttgtgctttcaccgcaagtttccgttgacattacagagagcacgaaggtcacttcgctcgctgcaccggccgcgtttccgaaaggagcgcgctgctcacgcacaaagaagtaacaattgtgacagttgttagttcgcgctcatcctgtgtgtgttcttttcgtgcgttccttctgctttagagcgcgctgcaagtttagagctgcttgccgttcttcgcgtgacattacaatttgttgctatagcattcattcctgcacccttgtggcgaaacaatgcacaataaacgctaaACTACCCCTGTGAaaacacgtttcgctttcgtgttataccgattcctatgaaagggggatcagccatgttttttttcttcgaacgcgtggcttactttcagtggcgCTGGCACTTGACGGCATCCCACGGTGGCAGCAcgaactatgcagctcacaatgctcaaatcagctcaCGGCCGTGGACTTTGCGTTTGTGTTCACTTGGGTCACTTGGGTTTATGACGTCATTTTCCGatagaagagcgagcgatttctagctgacttcgaaAATTCATTGTAAATTACATGCCGCGTGGTGCGCTATGTTTTGCTCCAATAATCTcaggagcctcggctaccgatcggcagcgcttccggactatgctgaaaaagtgttgcagggcccctttaatagcaGATTATACTCTCTACATTCTTAATCCCCCACCCCTCTTTCGTTTATTTGGACTTAAAATTAGAGCtgggcgaatagcaaaattttgggtgcgaagcgaattcgaataataaagattgagtgcgaatcgaatcgaatattttcgaataattttcgaatatttctcaaacatttttcgaataattcgaagtgagaTCGCAGAAAAAGTTGtggagaatccctaagtatgttctcgtgagacagcaacatgaaagtgtttcttttcgctaggttgatgaagcgctggtggggtcatatttcatagtttttctttcttatcaagaatgaggcaatgtagaggccgaattgtatttatgtacatgatttggtgcagccaaagtgttgcctacaacactttacacgtgataggcagggatgccatttcctcagcctctcctcctctttcaactgctgtggcagacaag harbors:
- the LOC119391122 gene encoding calmodulin-binding transcription activator 2 — encoded protein: MAQIIHTKNATSQSNAGRTLPTATVASAPASACGNGGVVTATTVCGVSQPVLVKTSGTMAATRAFFCPAPAALAGTGAAGLASPTATIVKAEPVSSAATMVARAVGGHHAIGNNKDADESRPALPESLETIPKADYLPTQRHRWNTNEEIAAILISFDRHEEWLSREVKIRPKSGSMLLYSRKRVRYRRDGYCWKKRKDGKTTREDHMKLKVQGTECIYGCYVHSAILPTFHRRCYWLLQNPDIVLVHYLNVPYSDDNKMVIAPTLSYCADKKEWTKDELVSQLKPMFYSENEPDLNNELEVSTAETVEAIVQQLMEKQRAKGSAGSGGNAGGGGSGARTHECPCDSTTKTSLSPASTPTPPPAPTSAPQTFSAASSSTPSPAAAGTTATADVVVGGGGASSGNASKKCGHSLHRIISPKTRCAAATSSTPTPVPQPPHSSSSVVTAAGGPLVTLGHKEGRAAAAAAAASGGAASGGSVILAAPVREAGAAGAPAAAATTTTSFILNLSQLQGGGGLLILNSAAAATGLTSASVTPVTLLCNAGGTAAAAAAAAAAAAASSSTEGSGGAAVSSAAVCKEPVAEAPSSTGGAASSAAASSTTPCSVSSSSSSSSEAAAAITTTRTEVKVEEPTTACRVLGEEMEFGGDRDPELCSSSLMGEDSKEPAASATEGRGLFDDSLDLSHDGIQKTLTANLAASSHNRRPSSDSSSGGGVLVKSENGPTDADTVDLNPMDFIDNDISTPDEEVFNLDTFDMLTDLPNWDDFNSDLAATTTTTPSSVGTGSTLSSSSSGLGSGGTLSLTNKTPSTQSSHSGMTYREGTANITDYSPDWSYTEGGVKVLITGPWYSSSSPYMILFDGVSVPTTLVQSGVLRCFCPAHEAGLVTLQVACEGFVISNSVIFEYREQPLVSTQKAKDWFGVDEGTLKFSLLERLEMVEARLSLGNKGGTLFPGVLAQGFADRQRPFEERLVSLCQELRWGAWLPRGGGDSSPVRALTRPDLSLLHLAAALGFSRLARCLLRWRLQSPSPTLDAEVDALARDAAQCTPLHWACARGQREVALLLLQWNLSAATACNADGQTATTLARDSGHASLAEELEQAATKQQHSQDSTSSAHCQLLQQQHVRSSKGSSTSTHSRLTKRASADGNMSGGSSTEAESSKRSSIDSGMCEGSSSLPSSTLLSSRLVSKLDLGNVVLEPDSANMHKEAVRVHLLMLLGSQDEEIEMQNPVRSSGTSPLGRRRESHSSMGCDLGTSSSAAADATAHVPGDSRVLTLAEQIIAALPERIKAAPRTLDDDEDDSMEAEGLFLLLSSPDTAGGPHSPGLAATMCPVDDPPPPLLSDDFNFEFSDYNYRYCEAGTPSSSLSPASSSCLQSPGSFTLESPSPPPTTADFCEFFKASGKIMERDFSNLTLSDKEQRELYEAAKIIQKAYRSYKGRKRQEEQEKERAAAVLIQSYYRRYKQYMYYKQMTKAAVESFHGWCEQHKRFKKSPEGETATGSPGQGFFHRGYSDDRRPSSLSSREGTPTASAFRRTYSQRRQHQAARKIQQFMRQSKNNSMWEFLHGKVIAERACLSCRKREASSGRSSAATAAHKIPGTAF